A window of the Oscillospiraceae bacterium NTUH-002-81 genome harbors these coding sequences:
- the cas2 gene encoding CRISPR-associated endonuclease Cas2, whose product MLVLITYDVNTETAAGKKRLRKVAKQCVNYGRRVQNSVFECIVDNAQMISLKAILTEIIDEDVDSLRFYYLGNKYQTKVEHVGVDRGVAQDDVLIL is encoded by the coding sequence ATGCTGGTATTGATCACATACGATGTAAATACGGAAACCGCTGCCGGGAAAAAGCGTTTGCGCAAGGTCGCAAAGCAATGTGTAAATTATGGAAGACGAGTACAGAACTCTGTTTTTGAATGTATTGTAGACAATGCGCAGATGATTTCGCTCAAAGCAATTCTGACGGAAATCATAGACGAGGACGTGGACAGTCTCAGATTCTACTATCTGGGCAACAAATACCAGACCAAAGTAGAACACGTCGGTGTGGACAGAGGCGTTGCACAGGACGATGTACTCATCCTTTAG
- the cas4 gene encoding CRISPR-associated protein Cas4 — protein MEYPEDKYLMISGIQHFKFCRRQWALIHIEQQWAENVHTVTGELMHKKAHDPYLTEKRKDTIITRALPVSSRTLGVSGECDIVEFQRVEDGIRLHGHRGLYHVYPVEYKKGKPKETEEDHLQLAAQAMCLEEMFSTDIPEGAIFYGETRRREIVPISAQLRKEVADILEEMHQYYDRGYTPKVKYQKACSACSLKEICLPELGRNVSVKTYIEQALKEET, from the coding sequence ATGGAGTACCCGGAAGACAAATATCTGATGATATCAGGGATACAGCATTTCAAATTTTGCAGAAGACAGTGGGCGCTGATCCACATTGAACAGCAGTGGGCAGAAAATGTCCACACAGTGACCGGAGAACTGATGCATAAAAAGGCGCATGATCCCTATCTCACAGAAAAACGGAAAGATACCATCATCACGCGGGCGCTTCCGGTATCCTCCAGAACGCTGGGTGTCAGCGGAGAATGTGATATCGTGGAATTTCAACGGGTGGAAGACGGGATACGGCTGCATGGGCACCGGGGGTTATACCATGTTTATCCGGTGGAATACAAGAAAGGAAAGCCCAAAGAGACGGAAGAGGATCATCTGCAGCTGGCGGCCCAGGCCATGTGTCTGGAGGAAATGTTTTCCACAGACATTCCGGAAGGAGCCATTTTCTATGGGGAGACAAGGCGCAGGGAAATTGTGCCGATTTCCGCACAGTTAAGAAAAGAAGTGGCCGATATTTTGGAAGAAATGCATCAATATTATGACCGCGGGTATACGCCGAAGGTAAAATATCAAAAAGCATGCAGTGCCTGTTCGTTAAAGGAGATCTGCCTCCCGGAACTGGGAAGAAATGTTTCTGTCAAAACGTACATAGAACAGGCATTGAAGGAGGAAACATGA
- the cas1c gene encoding type I-C CRISPR-associated endonuclease Cas1c — protein MKKLLNTLYVTSENSYLSLNGENIVIYEGETEKGRVPLHNLEGIVSFGYRGTSPALMGACAHRNISLCYVTPQGKFLARVSGKIKGNVLLREQQYTSSKDAQTSLEIAKNCITGKVYNARWVLERAIRDHGMQIDAERVKNASVYLKNSLEWIRNSSSMEQLRGYEGEAASVYFGVFDELILQQKKDFSFTGRNKRPPLDPMNAMLSFVYTLLTNTITSALETVGLDPYVGYMHTDRPGRTSLSLDLIEELRAVLADRFVLSLVNKKIVTAKNFTCKENGAVLMDEDARKRLLTEWQNKKKEVITHPYLKEKVEWGMVPYVQAMLLARYLRGDLDGYPVFLWK, from the coding sequence ATGAAAAAATTATTAAATACGCTATATGTGACCTCTGAGAACAGCTATCTTTCCTTAAATGGTGAAAATATCGTGATTTATGAAGGGGAAACAGAAAAAGGACGGGTGCCGCTGCACAATCTGGAAGGCATCGTTTCTTTTGGGTACAGAGGGACAAGCCCTGCGCTGATGGGCGCCTGTGCCCATCGAAATATTTCTCTTTGTTACGTTACGCCGCAGGGAAAATTTCTCGCCCGTGTTTCCGGGAAGATTAAAGGAAATGTGCTTCTGCGGGAACAGCAGTATACCAGCAGTAAAGACGCGCAGACCAGTCTGGAAATTGCGAAAAACTGTATCACGGGGAAAGTGTACAATGCAAGGTGGGTACTGGAGCGGGCAATCCGGGATCATGGCATGCAGATTGATGCGGAACGTGTAAAAAATGCTTCCGTATATCTGAAGAATTCTCTGGAATGGATCAGAAACAGTTCATCCATGGAGCAGCTCCGGGGCTATGAGGGAGAGGCTGCCAGTGTATATTTTGGCGTTTTTGATGAACTGATCTTGCAGCAGAAAAAGGATTTTTCCTTTACCGGGAGAAACAAGAGGCCGCCGCTGGATCCCATGAATGCCATGCTGTCGTTTGTGTATACACTTTTGACCAATACGATTACCTCTGCACTGGAAACGGTAGGGCTGGATCCTTATGTAGGCTATATGCATACCGACCGCCCGGGCCGGACGTCGCTTTCCCTGGATCTGATCGAAGAGCTGCGGGCCGTTCTGGCAGACCGATTTGTGCTGTCGTTGGTGAATAAAAAAATTGTTACGGCAAAAAACTTCACCTGTAAAGAAAACGGTGCGGTGCTAATGGATGAGGATGCGAGAAAGCGTTTGTTGACAGAATGGCAGAATAAGAAAAAAGAAGTGATTACCCATCCCTATCTGAAAGAAAAGGTAGAATGGGGAATGGTCCCCTATGTGCAGGCCATGCTGCTGGCGCGATATTTAAGAGGCGATCTGGATGGATATCCGGTATTCCTGTGGAAATAA